One part of the Epinephelus fuscoguttatus linkage group LG12, E.fuscoguttatus.final_Chr_v1 genome encodes these proteins:
- the LOC125897866 gene encoding olfactory receptor 52N5-like has translation MENKTFNMDVISIEGLKVSPQSSVPAFILLLLIYIFIMVSNISLVVLITMERSLHQPMYLLFCNMSINDVFGATAVIPRLLSDVFTPVTERYVHYIDCVVQAFCAHFHAGTSHTVLMIMAFDRYVAICNPLRYATIMTNRMVVKLSAGAWVAAFIFVAILLGLTIRLTRCRRLIINPFCDNASLFKLSCQNLLINHIYGLGSAVVILSSSLGSVTLTYLRITIVCLSNKNKVLNSRALQTCATHLAVYLIMLVASFTPMIMHRRPEWADNGKVASVMFHVLPPALNPIIYGLQCKELRQKIVSVFQNNKVMDVKSFHK, from the coding sequence ATGGAGAACAAAACCTTCAATATGGATGTCATATCCATCGAGGGGTTAAAGGTCAGCCCCCAGTCCTCTGTTCCTGCCTTCATCCTCCTGCTCCTCATCTACATCTTCATCATGGTGTCCAACATCAGCCTGGTGGTCCTGATCACCATGGAGCGGAGCCTCCACCAGCCCATGTACCTGCTCTTCTGCAACATGAGCATTAACGATGTCTTCGGGGCGACGGCCGTCATCCCTCGCTTGTTAAGTGACGTTTTTACTCCAGTCACAGAGCGCTACGTTCATTACATCGACTGTGTCGTCCAGGCATTCTGCGCTCACTTTCACGCAGGCACCTCTCACACGGTGCTCATGATCATGGCCTTCGATCGCTACGTGGCCATCTGCAACCCCCTGCGATACGCCACCATCATGACCAACAGGATGGTGGTGAAGCTGTCAGCGGGGGCGTGGGTGGCGGCCTTCATCTTTGTCGCCATCCTCCTGGGTCTCACTATCCGCCTGACGCGCTGCAGGCGGCTAATAATTAACCCATTCTGCGACAACGCCTCCTTGTTTAAGCTCTCCTGCCAAAATCTTCTCATCAATCACATCTACGGCCTCGGCAGCGCTGTGGTCATCTTGAGCTCCTCCCTCGGCAGCGTCACGCTCACCTACCTGAGGATCACCATTGTGTGTCTGAGCAACAAGAACAAGGTGCTGAACAGTCGGGCGCTGCAGACCTGTGCCACCCACCTGGCCGTCTACCTTATCATGTTGGTGGCAAGCTTCACGCCCATGATCATGCACCGTCGGCCTGAGTGGGCGGACAATGGGAAGGTGGCGTCGGTCATGTTCCACGTCCTCCCCCCGGCCCTGAACCCCATCATCTACGGGCTGCAGTGTAAAGAGCTCCGGCAGAAGATTGTCAGCgtgtttcaaaataacaaagtcATGGACGTGAAAAGTTTCCATAAATAA